A region of the Culex quinquefasciatus strain JHB chromosome 1, VPISU_Cqui_1.0_pri_paternal, whole genome shotgun sequence genome:
TAGGAACTAGACCAGAACTCAACCCACAAGACACTTCTGACCAGATGGTCGACCGGGACAGTGACCCCTCCTCAGGGGCCAGTTAAGTAGAACGAATAAATCATACTAGAAACAGTCATTTCTGTACCTTTCCACCCAATAAAGTCATCTCCAAATAATCGCGTTTTCACTTACCGGATCACAAGTTTTTCCCCGACACACAGGACCACATCCGCTATGATGTGCGTTAACATTATCTTTTATTAAATCTTCTCTGAAATCCAATCATAAACTCAATTTAATTCGTGCAGGTTATTAGCCTATCTATTCTTAAACCAAcagtattgaaaatttgaagaaaaaagctTTTCCAACaatcgaaaatatttatatctACTATACCTTCCTTGATTGGattcatgagctcaaatttaagttatGCAGGTTATGAGTCTATCATTTTGAAGATGTGAAAATTCTTTTACCAACTTTAATAAATCGATATCATTTATGTTATACTATCTTCCCGGAAATCCAATCATGAGCTCTAATttaacagcaattccccacgaaaaatggaaaaaacaaaagtgctcggatcgggctcaaaatttttctggggttcctggccgaaataattagacccgtattttttgtttggccattagggtgacctacgccgtgttagttgtaaatttcgtcgattttcgcaaaaaccatttttttcgaaaaatcataactcctcgccatttcaaccgatttcaattgtcttatacgcaaatgaaaggtgataagtaggcctttcaaagaaaaatagtaataagtttcaaaaatctagcctaacatatgaaaagggcgtttgaaactttaaaatgccgctgtctggaccaaagagcctatgtctggaaatatttttatcggactccccggacatttttacataacatactaaaaagtaggaggagttcattaacagggttccgagatatgattttttgaaaatataatccATGTTTTCTGACgagccgcgcgcaaaaaccggagaatgacgaaattggcaaaaaatcgtCATTCTCCGGATTTTGCGCGCGGCTCGTCAGAAAACATggattatattttcaaaaaatcatatctcggaaccCTGTTAATGAACTTCTCCTACTTTTTAGTATGTTatataaaaatgtccggggaatccgataaaaatatttccagacataggctctttggtccagacaccgccaaaacggcattttaaagtttcaaacgCCCTTtttatatgttaggctagatttcaTTTtgcagaccaccctaacacggcgtaggtcaccctaatggccaaacaaaaaaatacgggtctaattatttcggccagggaacccccagaaaaaatttgagcccgatccgagcacttttgtttttttccatgctgttttcgtggggaattgctgttaaGTCATGTAGGTGAATTAAAATTCTACCCTCTCAAGGAATTTACGCTAAAAGACTCACACATCGACGCTTTATACTCACAAAAACTCAAGCCAAAAGCTCAAACATCCACGCGCTACCCTAAAGGGTACTCAAGCTCAGCGATTTATCCTTCACGCTCTAACCTCACATGGGACTCgaggtaaaaaaaatatatcatcttccatgctctaccctcacagagGATTCAAGCCCACAAACTCAAAAATTACGCTTTACCCTCACAGTGGACTCAAGCTAAAAAATCATcttccatgctctaccctcgcagggaactcaagctcaaatatttatcatcgacgctctaccctcgcaggggactcaagctcacaaactcaaaaaaatacgctctaccctcacgggggactcCAGCTCAAAACTGTAGCAATCACGCTTTACCGTCTCAgaggactcaagctcacaaagtccaataatcacgctctaccgtCACAGGGGACTCAtgctcaaaaacttcaaaaatcacgctctaccctcacaggggactcaagctcaaaaaggCCAGCAATTACGTTCTACCCTCACACTGTACTCAAGCTAAAAAGAATCATCTTCcaggctctaccctcgcaggggactcaagctcaaagatTCATCTACCAGGCTCTAACTCAAGCTCAAGCTGAAACATTCAATATCCACGCTCTACCTTCGTCGGAAACTCAAGCTAAAAAAAACATCCTCCAGGCGTTACCCTCaccagggactcaagctcaaagtttctataatcacgctctaccctctcaggtgACTCAAGCTAAAAACTCCAGcaattacgctctaccctcacaggggactcaagctaaaaaatcatcttccaggctctaccctcgcaggggactcaagcttacaaactccaataatcacgctctaccctcacaggggactcaagctcaaaactccagcaattacgctctaccctcacaggggactcaagctaaaaaaaaatcatcctccaggctctaccctcgcaggggactcaagttgaaacattcaaaatccacgctctaccctcacagggggctcaagctaaaaaaaatcttttccatcatgctctaccctcgcaggggctcaagttaaaatatttatcatccacgctctaccctcacaggagactcaagctcaaaactccaacaatcacgatCTACCCTCActggggactcaagctcaaaaaggccaacaatcacgctctaccctcacaggggactcaagctcgaaaactccaacaatcacgctctaccctcacaggggactcaagctcaaaactcaaaatatcatgctctaccctcacaggggacacaatctaatctaatctaatcaaatcagaccctagcgcagccaatctttcgaagggatcctggagagtgccttaggttagatgacgcctagcactcttcttgtcatttattaacatttgtagtgcgtcattgcattagaatgcattgaaacatcacaagcgttaaaccggtcaggcctactgcgtaaagccgtatcgcagagatgactcgtaattgggttgagtttaagcacagagtgttcgaacaacaacacaattctgaatcgacaggggacgaagaagcgtggggacacaccaccatacgctccgagatttggttgtattctttgggagcaccatgctaagaaggtttggtactccgggatcctctgggatgggacattgtatttccacgaatgccctgaacactattttgccgtggttatagcgccacaactcgctgtctgtaacagtattcctaattccagtccaagttcaccaagtcgtcatggcctagtggctagcatttttgcttaccaatccaaaggacgggggatcgaaccccgccttgagcgacttttgatttttcgttcatattcatcatttcaaatttctatgttcttaactttctcgttgggagcagatgggaatcgaacccagaaccattcgcttagaaagctAACACCGTAACCAggcagccacggccgctccgtgatctaccctcacaggggactcaagctcaaaaactccaacaatcacgctctaccctctcaggggactcaagatcaaaaactccaacaattacgctctaccctcacaggggactctagctcaaaactccaacaatcacgctctaccctcacaggggactcaagctcaaaactccagcaattacgctctaccctcacaggggactcaagctaaaaaaaaacattttccatgctctaccctcacagggggctcaagttcaaatatttatcatccacgctctaccctcacaggagactcaagctcaaaactcaaaatatcccCAAGTAACCATGGGACTGCACGCAGAAAAAAGATTTATCAATTCGATAAGAtaattgcataattttttttttttttcataacatttttttctttttttggtttagtaatacataacaaaactttaaaatttgtcacGAAATCGACTGCACTATGTTGCTCACACTTCGATGTTCATGGTTCTTTCCCCTCCGGTGCTTCCAGTTGTCAATTTCGCCAAGCCGTTCCCGCGCACTTCTCGTCTTGTTCCTGCTGGTTTGAGTTGACCTTTTCCAGAAGATTGGCCGGAAGATTTCCGGGAAGTCAGTGGAGTATTCTAAGGATGAGAATGTTATCAGTTTTAAAGAGTTTTACCAGTAGAAAATATCTTACCAACAATGTTCCGCTTTCGGTACCGGTTCCACAGGATGTAATTGTTGTTTTCTGCCGGAACCTCTTTGCATGATGAAGAATGTTCCACAACAACCGACATCTCCACCTCGATCtccactaaaattttcacaacgtCGAGTTTCTTCGAATTGTTGGCTACTTTGCGGAAAATCTTTTTATACATAACATTTTCCTCGTTTTCTGGAGATGTAGCAAAACAAAAGCAATACATCAACATCAAAGCTGTCAATTGAGgcaataatttgttttatcaaaacaataactttttttttattgtttcgacaatattttttatttaaacgataaaacaaatttatcaaaatgataAATCGTGTTTATTGATTCCGATAAATTGTATTATTGATTTGATAATGCCAAATTTTGCTGCGTGTGTATAAGGTAGCTTTAAATcccctctatatcaacatataaaGTATGCATACAGAGTctcaaaactttatattcactttATACGCATGGAGGTAAAATTGAGTGGCGACGGGTAGAGTTGATATAAAGTTATACCGCTgtaaaacgtcaaaatactaCCTTACCgacggaaattaaaaaaaaaaaaacaaaaagctttGCGCGcagttctctctctctctctctctctctctctctctctctctctctctttctctcttgaGAGTGTGCTTTTCACGCTGGGTTGACGGGGTTTGAAagcttgtttgtgtttttttgctgtgtttgtTCTTCATTCGAGATTCTAAGCTGCGTGTTGATTCGCTGTTCTGAGATGTTTCACCTAGATGCCCTGCGCCAACCGTCTCGTCCGTCCTGATATATGTTTTCATGTATAATTTTTGTCGATAGAGAATACACTAGCCAGGCTAAAACAAAGTATTTATTTATCACTACacttcaaacaacaacacaggTATCACAACTCATGGTTTTCAATACTGGCCATTTCGAAAaggtggccacaatctggagaaGCCGCTACCTCGCAATtgttccgattgggggacaAACATCGAACCATACAGatatcatggtttttgataccgaaTTGACCGAATATATAAATCCaattatgttttgattttagccgggtccggtggtgtagtggttagcgtggtagcctcccACCCCAgcaggcctgggttcaatcccaaatggacccggtggcatttttcgagatgagatttgcctgatcacgccttctatcggatgggggagtaaaacgtcggtccatttgcgtaaaagaggttttgagtgactaaccacacataaccttcggacgcctagaaatgagcagtcgttaaaattttaagttattcagTCTGTGCGACCTCAGTCGAAGACGGTGCAAATAAACAACCAATGGATTGCCTTgccaatgttttgattttatctgacgcataattcaacaaaatggcttaattttaaaagtttttcatttaagttctttgtcatactggacatgtgtaacataaccacttgcacctttttccaaatattgtatttttcaacGCACCGCTGGCATAaacgaaaaaatgttgaaatcgacAAAACATcaccttttttcactaaaactgcgataacttttaaaggagaatgggcgaatttggtccaggatgtacacgaacgggaccaactttttcgaaagatctcgccgagacatgaaaaaagtcttctggggcaactctctaaaccccggggttcaaaagttacatgctgttgaagtttgagcattttgagtaaaaatatacaaaaaatcggattttttctatttctaaaatcatttataaaatctctgtttcattatggatttcgattttcttgacttcattcgacgcgtatcagcaaaaactgaaTTCTAATAtattttagcatgattgaaacatgatttcacttgtttttatccgtttgaaccgtttgtgcaagaggcatcccatagaaacaagtcgaaacttcaaggttttgaaaacggatccgacccaaactgcttcagtgagtatgaaaggcttcagtgcaatgttgtaacaacttattgggatggtctgagtcatccgagaccggtgagtctaccgccgtaacaagctagatgtcggcggttttttgaccactgatcatacccgcattgcctaagtgagtgtggtagactactttgctaatatattaggatgtcctgggtcatccaaggactccctggagttatgatctgtggagctacagccttaacaagcaagaggtcgacggttttttgaccccggaacatacccgcatagcttcagtcagtatggtagactgctttgttaatgtgttgggatgtctttggtcatcctacgactccctggagttatgatctgtaggtcttcggctgttacaaggactccctggaatggtccagaacatcccaacttAACAGCAATACATTCTGCCATAttcactgaatctttgcggttatgatgcgcggttaaaaatcgtcgaccttttacttgttacagtgacccaaatatcttaactccagcgagtcctaggatgaccaaagacatcttAACACATTaagaaagcagtctaccatactgactgaagctatgcgggtatgttccgttgtcaaaaccggtcgatattttgcttgttacggtagtagaccctcagatattaactccagggagtcctaggagaacccaggacactccaacacatcagcatagtagtctaccatactcactgaagccatgcgggtatgatcagtggtcaaaaactgccgacatcttgcttgttacggcggtagactcgccggtcttaactccaaggagttctcggatgactcagaccatcccaataagttgttacaacattgcactgaagccttccatactcactgaaacagtctgggtcggatccggtttcaataccttgaagtttcgactttttttctatgggatgcctcttgtacaaacggttcaaacggataaaaacaagtaaaatcatgtttcaatcatgctaagatatatcagaattcatagtttttgctgatatgCGTCGAATGAACTCAAGATGAgcaaaatccataataaaatggagattttataaatgattttagaattagcaaaaatacgattttttgtacatttttacccaaaatgctcaaacttcaacaacatgtaacttttgaaccccggggtttagagagttggtccggaagactttttttcatgtctcggcgagatctttcgaaaaaagttggtcccgttcgtgtacatccttggaccagctcccatacaaatttgcccattctcctttcggCGACGACCCATATAAAAAAGAATTATGTTTTTGTTCAACCGGTGCTTTGTTGTCTTTGTTAACACAGATAATTTCTACATTTTATTTCAGGACTGGATTATTGCACCTGAAGGTTACGGAGCATATTTCTGCAGTGGTGAGTGCAATTTTCCACTAAATGCCCACATGAATGCAACAAATCATGCAATTGTGCAAACTCTTGTTCACCTCATGCATCCCGGGAaggtaagacaagaaacaacaaaTAAGAAATGTTTATGGGTAGACATTATAATTTGTGATATGTATTTTAGGTACCCAAGCCCTGCTGTGCTCCAACAAAATTAATCCCCATTTCTGTTTTATACCACATAGACGAATCAAACGTGAACCTAAAAAAGTATAAGAACATGGTTGTTAAAAGCTGTGGTTGTCATTGAATTTAATAAACgagattcaataaaaatatgtttacttTAAAGCTCTTTTATTTATCTAAAGTCATTCACCCTAAgttgcagggttgttaaaatatcaaaatatcagctcttaGCAATTACAATTATCCCgtctgaatattcatgcctcaaatacaactgaacggcccgagcggtttaggttttcaggatttttgtgatatttacttgtagagtcaaaacagatcagtaaacttcacttatttgtgTATTACACTTattaaagattacatttttatCGGTGACACtctcaacttttacgcgcacgatcacatcactcaactttttgttgctaatttcattaagaccttcgtcgagccaattctctacgttgaagccagacttgtcctccagacctcttcgccgagccatgccagacccgaaCTCCTAaatcccgggtggactcttcacggcggctaagtcccggcggctcttcacagcggctaagtcccggcggactcttcacagcggctaagtcccggcggactgcggcctccaccgctaagtccggctggactggggccactgctactggtggctgctggcgggtccggctggtctggggcttcttcaggatctggaactggactgggcttgaactggctggaactaactggaactaactgccctcctcaagaattttggggtttttatagtcagtccccgaaaactctacttaattttgttctactaaaagtggtccgtttcgatgagaagcatcgatgaacctcatgaataaaattatgcagacctctgcaattcttcatgactttccgtatggtgtacaCGGAAAGAAATCCTGTCAGCGGATCCGTTTACATTGTAAACAATTTGCTCTAGATTTCGTTTACAAATGTTATCGATCCGTCGTCCGTTCacatttgcaacaaaatcgaTTACATTGTAAACGCAAATGCCAACATAACGCCCTCCTTAATTTGGTAACGTTCTGCATACTTGCAGGCGTTTCTGGCGGTTCAGCCACAGAACCCTGAAAGTATGCAGCACGTAGTGCTGCTTTTGAGGGTGGAGCTACTTCTTCTTCTTTGTTACATATTTCGGATACCCGCAATAGGgttggtaaagaaatagggtagttaaaattgttattataattgatttatcatcgggactggcaacaccagccagcaacagtcaactgttcggagctcctaaaacttttagattttttcgccgtaattaacagtgtttacccgcgagtttgctgctccagcatgccaagggccggccgtggccgtggcagttcgagtgcggcctcgaaaaacccgcgaagttcatctaccggcagagtgcagaaaggtaaacataccaacgccgcatcgaccgccatcgcgcacgggagcgtgcccggtgacgtcaccgatccttcttttttacacgtgtcataccgtccacgtgagtccccagtacggacgagacaatcgacccgggcatccggaagtacttccgaccagcagcagcagcagcagtccaccagcactacgacaacaaccacttccaacgttcccaccagcaacgaatttgagatgctgagtggagaagaaaacaacaccgccagtgacagcagcagagctggcgacgacgatgacgatgatgaacttgcgcgcaagcaaggaaagcagaaaaagtgtaactctccgaaggaacgacgtccacctccaatttttgttttggatacgttggcggacgatgttgacgagttgcttgagggactccaatattgtcttaaaattagtaaaacttcgGTGCAAGTGATTTCgcataaaaaaacagaatttcgacttggtagtgaagaagttgaagttgcgaaacttcaaattcttcacatttgacccagcagagaaggtcccagtgaagatcgtccttcagggatatccggaccgcccgatctccgacctggaagaacacctgtcgggcgtcaaggttaagcctcgagaggataaggtgctctcgaaatcgacaacggtgacaggtacatacacattgtacctcctgtacttcgatcgtgggtcggtcaaaatccaggacctacggcagatcaaagcactggacggcttcttcgtgacgtggcgattctacacgaagaatccgaccgacgcagcgcaatgccaccgctgtcaaaaattcggacacggttcaagaaactgtaatcttccgccccggtgcgttaagtgcggtgagacccacttcaccgaaaggtgcaatcttccgcggaaagaccagctgggggaaaacgcccagcagcacaaagcgcgcgtcaagtgtgcgaactgtggtagaaaccacacggcgaatttccgtggctgtgccgcgcggaaaaagtacctcgaggagcaggacaagaagaagaaagcgccagcgtcccgccaacctccaaagacttcgagcacgaacgctgcagcagctggcggcggagcggttccaccgaccaacccagcgttccctcccggttggggaggttcgtacgctagagtagccgcttctgggtgcggtacttcaccgggacaagcagacgttaccggagatgatctcttcacgcttcccgagtttttcgctcttgctggagagatgctcacgagctttcgtgcctgccggaacaaggcagaacaattccaagctctgagtgagcttatgatgaagtatatctacaacggataagctgccttgtgcagcgaagtttttcgacgtcaaaagacaaaacaaactgtgatctagttttaagcttttctatctctatccttttccttagcaaatttagaaggttttttttaaaataatttttccttctgttggcaaatccattgttagaatatccaattacatcaaaatgaactatagtacaaatcatagttgaaaggtactccaaaactctattaggggaaatatgcccattttaatcacactaagctgttcgaccaattctcatcacttttgccgtttttcactattaaatcatcattttcaggtgtatcaacaatgatgagttgcttgctcacttttatttgagctatttattactttggaacagtcaaacacttgttatttaagctgtaattcatgagcaaagtgctgataggccgataatagaaataggctgagaaagggtatagttcccctaggtTATAATAATTacgaaattttgaattgattatttactaataaaaactaattgaattgaaaataattgatttattaaaaaaaatcaaaaattcaaaaatttcgcaaatttcataaattttaaaactttaaaaaatttcaaaaatttcaaaaatttcaaaaatttcaaaaatttcaaaaatttcaaaaattttaaaaattttaaaaatttcaaaaatttcaaaaatttcaaaatttcaaaatttcaaaatttcaaaatttcaaaatttcaaaatttcaaaatttcaaaatttcaaaatttcaaaatttcaaaatttcaaaatttcaaaatttcaaaatttcaaaatttcaaaatttcaaaatttcaaaatttcaaaatttcaaaatttcaaaatttcaaaatttcaaaatttcaaaatttcaaaaatttcaaaatttcaaaatttcaaaatttcaaaatttcaaaatttcaaaatttcaaaatttcaaaatttcaaaatttcaaaatttcaaaatttcaaaatttcaaaatttcaaaatttcaaaatttcaaaatttcaaaatttcaaaatttcaaaatttcaaaatttcaaaatttcaaaatttcaaaatttcaaaatttcaaaatttcaaaatttcaaaatttcaaaatttcaaaatttcaaaatttcaaaatttcaaaatttcaaaatttcaaaatttcaaaatttcaaaatttcaaaatttcaaaatttcaaaatttcaaaatttcaaaatttcaaaatttcaaaatttcaaaatttcaaaatttcaaaatttcaaaatttcaaaatttcaaaatttcaaaa
Encoded here:
- the LOC119766871 gene encoding uncharacterized protein LOC119766871, whose product is MLMYCFCFATSPENEENVMYKKIFRKVANNSKKLDVVKILVEIEVEMSVVVEHSSSCKEVPAENNNYILWNRYRKRNIVEYSTDFPEIFRPIFWKRSTQTSRNKTRSARERLGEIDNWKHRRGKNHEHRSVSNIVQSIS